One Pseudorasbora parva isolate DD20220531a chromosome 8, ASM2467924v1, whole genome shotgun sequence DNA window includes the following coding sequences:
- the vezf1b gene encoding vascular endothelial zinc finger 1b, with product MEPSWSSFLFQQANEALHHQHQVSQNSLLPLLNSEPLDQKPILPIPLDQKPPVSAADLLKDNMGGVGGGGGGGGPVVIKKEPKSKTPFICGYCNKAFRDSYHLRRHESCHTGIKMVSRPKKTTTAPTMVPLISTVPRDNNGNPSYVSTMAGILTTATTSASTAAGIMSILPQQQPAVPKKPPKPVKKNHGCEMCGKAFRDVYHLNRHKLSHSDEKPFECPICHQRFKRKDRMTYHVRSHDGGVHKPYICSVCGKGFSRPDHLSCHVKHVHSTERPFKCQVTACTSAFATKDRLRSHMIRHEGKVTCNICGKMLSAAYITSHLKTHGQAGFTSPCNKDSNNVCNSASVTSVTASTASNTTAMNRGTASNPVTIAAQMNITTNTVNITSPVSLQHPVTITGPVNIASVNIPATAPMNIAHPVAITSPMSMNITGPLNIAMRPMESMSFLSQVLPSSPPW from the exons CAGGCCAATGAAGCCCTCCACCACCAGCATCAGGTCTCGCAGAACAGCCTTCTGCCTCTGCTCAACTCTGAGCCGCTGGATCAAAAGCCTATTCTTCCCATCCCGCTTGACCAGAAGCCCCCAGTCAGTGCGGCTGACCTCCTCAAAGACAACATGGGCGGAGTGGGAGGAGGTGGCGGCGGCGGTGGTCCAGTGGTTATAAAGAAGGAACCCAAGTCGAAGACTCCCTTCATATGCGGCTACTGTAACAAGGCCTTTCGGGACAGCTACCACCTCCGGCGGCACGAGTCCTGTCACACGGGCATTAAGATGGTGTCACGGCCCAAGAAGACGACCACAGCGCCCACCATGGTGCCTCTCATCTCCACTGTGCCCCGCGACAACAACGGCAACCCCTCCTACGTCTCCACGATGGCGGGCATCCTCACCACTGCCACCACCTCCGCATCCACGGCCGCAGGCATCATGTCGATCCTGCCTCAGCAGCAGCCGGCCGTGCCCAAAAAACCCCCCAAACCGGTGAAAAAGAATCACGGCTGCGAGATGTGTGGCAAGGCCTTCCGTGACGTGTACCACCTCAACCGCCACAAGCTCTCGCATTCAGACGAGAAGCCCTTCGAATGCCCCATCTGTCACCAGCGCTTCAAGAGGAAGGACCGCATGACATACCACGTGCGCTCGCACGACGGCGGCGTGCACAAGCCGTATATCTGCTCCGTTTGTGGGAAAGGCTTCTCTCG GCCGGATCATCTTAGTTGTCATGTCAAGCATGTACACTCCACAGAACGACCCTTTAAATGCCAAGTAACG GCCTGCACGTCCGCCTTTGCCACCAAAGACCGTCTACGTTCACACATGATACGGCACGAAGGCAAGGTTACCTGCAACATCTGCGGGAAGATGCTGAGTGCCGCCTACATCACCAGCCACCTCAAGACCCACGGACAGGCCGGCTTCACATCCCCTTGTAACAAAG ACTCTAACAACGTGTGCAACTCTGCCTCAGTCACGTCAGTCACTGCTTCGACCGCATCCAACACTACGGCTATGAACCGCGGCACCGCAAGCAACCCCGTCACCATCGCCGCCCAGATGAACATCACCACCAACACGGTCAACATCACCTCCCCCGTCAGCCTTCAGCACCCGGTCACCATCACCGGTCCCGTCAACATCGCCTCTGTCAACATCCCAGCCACGGCGCCCATGAACATCGCCCATCCAGTCGCCATCACCTCGCCCATGTCCATGAACATCACCGGTCCACTCAACATCGCCATGAGGCCAATGGAAAGCATGTCTTTCCTCTCGCAGGTCCTGCCTTCCTCCCCTCCATGGTAG